Genomic window (Subtercola endophyticus):
CCCTCGGTGTCAACGCCATCTTCGGCCTCAACAAGACGGTCGCCGCCTTCTTCGGCGTGACAAACGAAAAGCCGCTGGCCCTTCCCCTGCCCACCGACGCGGCCGGCCAGCCCGTCGATGCCAATGGCACTCCGGTGCCCGTGGACCCCGCCTCGGGCCTTCCCCGCACCGGCGAAGTCGGCACCGTGAGCATCCCGCACGACGTCTCAGGATTCATCGCCCGCACCGCCCTCGCCTACGTGCCCCCGGCGGGACTGGTGGCGAATCCGCCCGCACTGCCGGTGATCATCCAGTTGAACGGCCAGCCCGGCAGCCCCGGACTCGACGACCCCAAAACCCTGCTCGATGCCCGCGCCGCCACGAACCACGGGCTCGCCCCCATCGTGGTCAACCCCGACCAGCTCGGCGACGACAGCCGCGACCCGCTCTGCCTCGACACGCACCGCGGCAACGTCGAGACCTACATCATGAAAGACGTGGTGCCGTGGGTCAAGGCACACTTTCATGTGCTGCAAGACCCCCGCGACTGGACCATCGTGGGCTTCTCCAACGGAGGCATGTGCGCCGCCTACTTCGGAGCCAAATACCCGGGCACCTTCGGCAACTTCGTCGACATCTCGGGCGACGAATACCAGGGCGTCGACTCCGCCCCGACCCTCGACTCGGTGTTCGGCGGCGACGAAGCCGCCTACAAAGCGGTCTGGCCCGTCAACGTGATGGACGCCAACGCTCCCTACGCCGACTCCAGCGCCGTCTTCGCCGTCGGGGCGATGGATGACCAGGCCATCCCCGGAGTGAAGAAGAACTTCGACGCGGCCGTCGCCGCGGGCATCCACTCGACCTACACCGAAATCGCCGGCAGCGGCCACGACGGCACCGCCCTCGACGGCGGCCTGAGCGCCGGCTACACCCTCGTCTTCGCGCGCGCCGGATGGGGCTAGCCCCTCCCCCTCCCTCCCTCCCCCTCCCTCCCATCGCGGACTCGACTTTGCGAAAAAGCCCCCAAGAACCGCCGGATGCAGCCATTTTCGCAAAGTCGATAGGCGTTACACCCCGCGCTCCCAGTCGAGCGGATACTCGTACGGCCACCGCAGATCCGTCGCGCGTCTACCGCATCACCGACGAGGGCACCGAAACCGCTCACCGCTGGCTGCGCGAAATGCTTGCCAACGACTCCCCCGAGTATCCGCGCTTCGTCGCCGCCCTGTCGATGCTCGCTCTGCTCTCACCGACGGATGCCCGTTCCGCCCTCGAGCAGCGTCGCACCCAGCTCGACGCCGAGCTCTACCGCATCACCGGTTCGCTCGCCGATGCCGCCGCCATGGGCCTGCCCCGGCTCTTCATTCTCGAGGACGACTACCGCGTCGCCCTGCTCCGGGCGCAGATCGCCTGGCTCACCGCCCAGCTCGCCGACCTCGACTCAGGCGCGCTCACCTGGTCGGCCGAATGGATCGCCGAGATCGCCGCCCGCTTCGAGCCGCCGCACGCCTGATCCGCGGGCGTCGGCACCCGGCATCCTCGCCCCCTCCGCGCAGAAGCACCCAAAACCGCCCCCAGAGGTGCTTCTGCGCAAAGTGGGCAGCGCGGGAGGGTCACGCACACGTGGCGCACCCACGATTGCCGAGCTACGAGTTCATGCGGGTGCAGCGATCTGCAACCCGCACTTTTTCGCTGCTCGATGAGCCCCGCGGCCGGCGGCAGCGGCACGGCTGCAACCCACAGCGGCGGCCCACGGGCGCCCCCGCCCCGCAACCGCGCACCACGGGCAACCCCGCCCCACCTCGCAACCGAGCACCACGGGCAACCCCGCCCCGCGCCACGCATCAGCTCGAGGCGACCGCCCCCACACTCAAAATCGTGTTCAGCGCCAGCACCACGATCAGCCCGTTGAAGAAAAAGCTCAGCACCGAGTGCCACACCACCGTGTACCGCAGCCGCGTGCTCAGCACCTCGACATCCGAAGCCGCGAACGACGTACCGAGCGTGTACGCGAAGTACACGAAGTCGACCAGCCCAGGGCTCGGCGTATTCGGAAACCGCATCGGAGGCGTCGCCGACCTGAAGTAGTTCTGCTGATAGATCTGCGCGAATCCCCAGTGCAAGAATCCCCACGACAACAGCATCGCCCACACGCCGACGACGTTGAACAACGGCCCGTAATGCGGATCGTTCCGCAACGTCAGCAACTGCACCGCCGCCACCACGCCGACCAGGCTCGCCGAGAACGTTCCGATGAACGACACCACCCGCACCGGCAGACTCAGCTCGAGTCGCGACGGACGCCCCTCGGCCGTGCGTCGCAGACGGCTCAGGATGCCCAGCAGCAGCACGGCGACGAACGCGTAACTCGTTCCGAGAGTGCACCACAGCAGCTGCGAGAACAGCGACGAGTCGTCGTCGTCAGCCGAGATGAAGGTGACACCGAGAATCACCATGACGACCTGAACCGCCACGCTGACGACGAAGACCGCGATGACCACGCGGCCCCGCCGGGCTTGCACCTCGCCGTCACGGCGCTTGCGAACATCCGCTCGCCTGCCGCCGCGGCCCGCAACAGCAAGGGTGGCCTCGGCGCCTACTCGCTGCGCGGCGCGGCCCCGGGCATCCGTCTCGCCGCTCTCGCCGGCGAGAGCGGTTGCTTCGGACGGGAGCGACGGGTGCAGCGGTCGCTCTCGTCCGGAAGGGTCGCTCTCGCCCGGCGACGGTGCCGGCGGCGGCTCGGAGTCGCCCGAACTCACAACCCGCTCCAGTGCCCCGGCGGCAACACCACCGCGAACGCCCGCCCCACAACGTCAGACCGCCCCACCATCTTCAGGCAGTCCGAGGTCGACGCCGTGGGGGGCCTGCCGCGGCAGGCGTAGATCGAGTCGTTCGAGTTCGACCGATGGTCGCCGAGCACGAAGTACTGCCCCGCCGGAACCGTCACCGTCGGAAAACACCGCTGCGACTCCGGAGTCGTCGTGCAGTCGAGCACACCGGGTTGATACGGATAATCCTCATAGATGTACGGCTCATCGAGCGCCACCCCGTCGACCGTCACGCGCCCCTCGGCATCGCAGCACGACACCGTCTGCCCCGGCCCCGCGATCACCCGCTTCACCAGCGTGTGATCGAGCGACGGCCCGACCCCGACTATTCCGCTCAGCCACTTCACCGCATACGACAGCGGATTCGACGGAGCCGCCGCCGCCTCACCCCACAGATCCGACGCGTTGAACACCACCACGTCACCCGGCTTCGGATTCGCCCCGAACTCGTAACTGATGCGGTCGACCAGAATCCGGTCGCCCACCGCCAGCGTCTGCTGCATCGACCCCGAGGGAACGTAATACAGCTTCACCACGAACGCCTGCAACAAGGCCAGCACCACGAAGGCGGCTACCAAGTTGAACCAGAAGCTCCCTGTAATGCGCCGGATGCCCGTGCGCTTGCCCCCCGAAGAACGCCCCCGCCCAGCAGCACTCCGGGCCGGGTCCACCGGCTGCCGACCGCCGCTCGCAGCACCCTCCTGGGCATTTCCGTCAGCACCCCCCACAGAAGGCGCGGCACCCGACCGCGCTCCCCCGCCATTCGCACCGTCGCCACCCGCGCCACCCGCCCGCGCTCCCGCCCCCGCCGCCCCATCACCCTCCGGCACAGAACCACCCGCGCCACCCGACCGCATTCCTCCGCCCAACGCCGCGCCACCCGACCGCGCTCCCCCGCTGGCCGCACCATCGCCACCTGCACCGCCCGACCGCGCTCCCGAGCTCGCCGCACCGTCGCCGCCCGCGGCACCCACCCGGACTCCCGACCCCGCCGCCACATCACCGTCCGGCAGGGCACCCCCCGCGTCACCCGGCACCGAACCCGGCACCCCCTCGCCCGCGTCACTCATCGCGCCCCGCTTCCGGCCCGACAACCGCCAGCAGCCCGATCTCCACCAATTCCCCGACCGCAGCCCCCACGAGACCCTCAGCCAACCCTTCGCCCGGGTCGCCGTGGACCTCCACGACGGCCTCCACGATCTGCCCCCGGCTGCGTGGCGCGAGCTCCACCGCCTCGATGATGGTCGGAGCGATGCCGCCGAGCACCCGAACCGTGGTTCCGCTGAGCACGATCATCGACTCCCCATCACGCACAGCGTCAGCGTACCCGGCGCGCAGCAGCTCCCCGTCTGACGTGTCAGTGTTCTCAGCCCGCGCCGACGCCTCTGCGTTCGCACCTGTCGCTGCGCCGCCGGCTGCGTCCGCACCAATCGCGTGGCCACCGTGGGCCGCCGCCCCGCCCGCAGCAGCACTCGGCGGAGCCGCTACGCCCCGATCATCCACCTCTCGCGCAGCGAAAGCACCCCGGTCATCCACCTCGCCCGCAGCCGAAGCACCCCGATCATCCACTTCGCCCGCAGCCGAAGCACCCCGATCATCCACCTCGCCCGCGCCCGCCGCCGCACCACGCACCAGCGCCCCCGCCCCATCGCCCGCCGCCCGCGCCTCGGCGAACAGCCGCGCGAACACCTCGGGCAGCGTCGCCGCCTCGCCGTACGTCACCGCGCGCAGCCCACCGCACGCCGCGAGCACCTCCACGAGCCGGCGCAGCGGCTTCTCCCGCTCGGGCAGATAGCTGATCTGCGGCACGAGTTCTTCGACCGACTCCGCCACGCTCACCGGCCGGATGCTCGGCACACCCTCGTGCCCCGGCTGCCGATCGAGCATCACCACCCCCACCAGCTGAAGCGCACCCGACGGCGCATTCAAGCCCAACTCCGACGGCGACACTTGGTCTTTGTAATACTCGGGCGGAGGCTGCTTCACCGAGAGCGGCTTGCCGTACGCCAGCACCCCGAGGTCGTCTTGCACGGCCAGCGTCTCGTCGGTGACATACTCGAACACCGTTCCCAGGGCGATCGACGCCGTCGTCTTTCCGCGCCCCGACGGCCCGATGAACGCGATCACGTCGCCCGTCGCGGGGTCGGCGACTCCGCCCGCGTGGAACATCAACAGCTCTCCCCGCCGCGCATCGATCGCGAGCCGCGTGATGAGCCCCGAGAGATGGTCGGCCAGCGCCCGGTAGGTCGGCGCGGTCGCACGCTGTTCGGCGAGCGCGGCAGGGTCACCCGCAGCCACGCCGGCCGCTGCAGAAGCCTCCGCGGCGGCGAGCGCGGTGGCGCGCTGCTCCGTCTCAGCCCGCACAGAGGCGCGGATGATCGTGGCCCCCTCAGGCGCAACCGACGCCTCGCGCGCCTCACACCACTGCCACGACTCCAGAAACTGCCGGGCATCCGCTTCGCTCACACCCTCGAGCGCCACGGCGAACGGCTGCTGCAGCGCAGTTAGCGTGACCCACGACCCCATCACCCCAAACTACCGTGCCGTGCCCACCGGTGCTTACGCGCCCGCGCCGCCCGGTTCGCGGCACCCCGTTCGCGGCCACCCCGTTCACGGCACCCCGTTGATCAGGCCTGCCGTTACGGGGCGCCGGGCGACCCAGGCACCGCGCACGAGGTGCCGCTGCAGCCTGCCGTCAGCGTCGATCCGCTCACCGCCATGGCGACGACTCCGCCCGTGTCACTGTCGCCGACCTGAGCGTTCACCGACCCGGTGCCGCCGATCACGACGTTGGAGTCGTCTTCGGTCACAACATTGTTGTTTCCCTGCGACGTGACAGAGACGTCATCGTAGCCGTCGCCGCCGATGGTCAGGCCCCCGCCGGTCGCCGCGCCGGAGGCAATGCTCGGCTGCGCAGCCATACCCTCAGACCCCGACGCCGAGGTCTCTGCACTCGAAGCGTCACCCGAGTCGCCGGGATCGCCCGAATCGACCGAATCACCCGAGTCGCCGGAGGTGATCACCGAATCGGTCACGTCGACCGCGTTGAGGCCGCTGGTATCGGTATCTCCCGTATTGGCGTTCACAGGCCCGTTGTGATCGATGAACACGTTCGAGTCGTCATAGGTGACGAGCTGGTTATCACCCACGACGTGCAGCGAGTGGTCCTCGTATCCGTTGATCGACGACCCACCCGGAACACCCGAGAGCCCAGACCCGACCGACGACGCACCGGACTGCAGCGACGCGTCTCCTCCCGCGACCACCGGCTGCTGCGTGCTCGCCCCCGACACCGCGCTCGACCCAGACACTGCGCTAGCCCCAGACACAGCGCTCGACCCAGGCGCGGTTGTCGACCCCGACCGGATGCTCGATCCCGACGATGACAGGGCGACGATTCCGCCTCCCGTGGCCGACCCGGTATTGGCCACCAGCGAACCGTTCTGGCCGATCGACACGATGGAGCCGTCTGTTGCGTACACCTGATACCAGGTCTCGTTCGTCGATCCTGCGGTGACGACAGGCGTCACAACGACGGGCACTCCGTAGCTTGCGGAGCTCGCCGCCGGTGCTGCGCGACTTGCAGAGCTCACCGCCGGCGCCGCGCGACTTGCAGAGCTGACCGCCGGCGCCGAGACATCAGTCGAAGCCGGTGCGAGTGGCGCGACCGACGCCTCGCCAGCAGGCGACGCCTGCACCACGATCTCGACGATCTGCGGTTGCGACGAGGCACCGGTCGCTGGGGCACCCGTCGACGGCGCCCCCGTCAACGGCGCAGCGCCCGATGAACCATCCCCCGAAGAACCACCGCCCGGCGAGGCGCCGCCCGATGCCGCGATGTCCCCGCCGCCCAATCCATCGTTTGCAACCACAGAGGCAACCGGCCGCTCCGAAGCGTGACTCAGCTGTTCGCTGAGAATCCACCCGCCGAGCAGGCCGACGGTGCCGGCCAGCAAACAGATCACCAGCGTCTTCGAGTCGAAACGCCTCACATCATCACTCAAGGTCGCAGCTTTCGAGAAGGCTCGCCAGTGCGACGAGCACGAGTTGGCCCCCACACCGCCTGCGACTCTGTCGCGTCAACCGGTGTGCATTGGCACACAGGTTAGGCCGTTCCGCGAGCGGCAACGTGGCCCTCTCGCTCCCACCCGCCATCCCGCTCGGCGCCCCGCGAACAGGCGCCACCCACCCTGGCGGCACCCGCCTGAGCGGCACTCGCGCGGGCGGCACCCACCCTGGCGGCACCCGCTCGAGCGGCACCCCCTTTAGGGCTTTTCTGCTGGTCAGAGGTCAAATTACAGTCGATATCAGACCAACGACCTTTGACGCAGCGAGGGCATTTTCGAAGGTCTTTCAGCCCAAGCATCGACGCTCGCGACCGCAGCCGACGCTGCTTGCGAGCGCCGACTCCCGACCCGAATGCGACTCACATCATGGCCCTGCGCTCTCGCGACACCTCACTCCCCACAAACGGCGACACCACCGAGACTCCGGGCACCGCTGACACCACGCCCGCCGGGTTCAGTCGACGCACGTTAGTGAAGAGTGCAGCCTGGTCGGTTCCCGTCATAGCGCTAGCTGTGGGCGCCCCCGCGCAGGCATCCTCGACCCCGCACGGCTGGACTCCCTGCATCTGCGGCGGCAAGAACGGATCGGGCCCCTACGGCCAGAACGACAACGGGCAGTACCTCGTCGAAGAGCACCTGCTCATCATCACGTATGACCGCATTCCGCAGAACACCATCGATGTCAACGTTCGTTTTCTCGACGGCACCAGCAAGAACTTTCACTACGACTTCAAGAACTGGCCTCTCACCCCGGGCTCGAACCAGCTGACCATCAACCTCGCCGGCTATTCCACCACCGGCCCGGCCTGGGTGCAGGTCGACGGCTTCAACTCGCACTACTCCGACCCGATGTGCCCCGCACCCTCCACTAACAAGTAAAGCGCATTCCTTCTCACTCGCCACGTTCCGCCCTGCTTGGTAGCATGACGACAATGGACATGTCGGGGCAGTTCCAAATCGCAGTCATCATCGAAGACAGTCCGGACATCAGCGGGCTTATCGACACGGTGCTCACCGCCGCCGGCTTTCGCACCGTCGTGACCACCAACGGTCTCGACGGCATCAATGCTGTGCGTGAGTATTCGCCCGTCATCACCACGCTCGATGTCAACATGCCGGGCATCGACGGGTTCGAGACGGCTCGGCGCATCCGCAGTTTCAGTGACACCTACTTGATCATGCTCACAGCTCGCGACGACGAGATCGATACCCTCCAGGGCCTGGAGGCCGGCGCCGACGACTACCTCATCAAACCCTTTCGCCCACGCGAGTTGCGCGCACGCATAGCGGCCATGCAGCGCCGGCCACGCGCCATGGTGAGCCTGGCCGAGCAGCGCGCAACCGTGGCCTCACCCGACGCGACCGGCAACGCGACAGGCACAGGCACAGGCACCAGCACCGGCACCGCGACAGGCACCGGCACCGGCGAACCTGCAACCGGCGCCTCGGGCCGTTCGACCTATCCCCGCGAAGATGGGTGGGTCGGCTACAACGGGCTGTTCATCAATGAAGAGATGCGTCTGGCCGAGAAAGACGGCATTCCGCTCGAACTCACGCGAAGCGA
Coding sequences:
- a CDS encoding DUF1345 domain-containing protein, which codes for MSSGDSEPPPAPSPGESDPSGRERPLHPSLPSEATALAGESGETDARGRAAQRVGAEATLAVAGRGGRRADVRKRRDGEVQARRGRVVIAVFVVSVAVQVVMVILGVTFISADDDDSSLFSQLLWCTLGTSYAFVAVLLLGILSRLRRTAEGRPSRLELSLPVRVVSFIGTFSASLVGVVAAVQLLTLRNDPHYGPLFNVVGVWAMLLSWGFLHWGFAQIYQQNYFRSATPPMRFPNTPSPGLVDFVYFAYTLGTSFAASDVEVLSTRLRYTVVWHSVLSFFFNGLIVVLALNTILSVGAVASS
- a CDS encoding alpha/beta hydrolase, giving the protein MYDSLLALNIVRGPLIITFGVLSLAAGIFLIARRPTRRWIITAAAGLVGGAAAGALTLYITVTVLDLFGTRLSPLVDATVILTFAAVGLAIVNLWRSRWWRKVIAVAAMATLLIAGTLGVNAIFGLNKTVAAFFGVTNEKPLALPLPTDAAGQPVDANGTPVPVDPASGLPRTGEVGTVSIPHDVSGFIARTALAYVPPAGLVANPPALPVIIQLNGQPGSPGLDDPKTLLDARAATNHGLAPIVVNPDQLGDDSRDPLCLDTHRGNVETYIMKDVVPWVKAHFHVLQDPRDWTIVGFSNGGMCAAYFGAKYPGTFGNFVDISGDEYQGVDSAPTLDSVFGGDEAAYKAVWPVNVMDANAPYADSSAVFAVGAMDDQAIPGVKKNFDAAVAAGIHSTYTEIAGSGHDGTALDGGLSAGYTLVFARAGWG
- the lepB gene encoding signal peptidase I, which encodes MSDAGEGVPGSVPGDAGGALPDGDVAAGSGVRVGAAGGDGAASSGARSGGAGGDGAASGGARSGGAALGGGMRSGGAGGSVPEGDGAAGAGARAGGAGGDGANGGGARSGAAPSVGGADGNAQEGAASGGRQPVDPARSAAGRGRSSGGKRTGIRRITGSFWFNLVAAFVVLALLQAFVVKLYYVPSGSMQQTLAVGDRILVDRISYEFGANPKPGDVVVFNASDLWGEAAAAPSNPLSYAVKWLSGIVGVGPSLDHTLVKRVIAGPGQTVSCCDAEGRVTVDGVALDEPYIYEDYPYQPGVLDCTTTPESQRCFPTVTVPAGQYFVLGDHRSNSNDSIYACRGRPPTASTSDCLKMVGRSDVVGRAFAVVLPPGHWSGL
- a CDS encoding response regulator transcription factor; its protein translation is MTTMDMSGQFQIAVIIEDSPDISGLIDTVLTAAGFRTVVTTNGLDGINAVREYSPVITTLDVNMPGIDGFETARRIRSFSDTYLIMLTARDDEIDTLQGLEAGADDYLIKPFRPRELRARIAAMQRRPRAMVSLAEQRATVASPDATGNATGTGTGTSTGTATGTGTGEPATGASGRSTYPREDGWVGYNGLFINEEMRLAEKDGIPLELTRSEFSLLVALVNSGRRVRSKTDLALLLRGESESPSTYVSESDKRAIEVHIVNLRRKLGDDLRDPRFIETVRGIGYRMAAAHDAS